One window from the genome of Mycolicibacterium gadium encodes:
- a CDS encoding TetR/AcrR family transcriptional regulator, translated as MRSRGWAGATPSSDEEAISRILSAVDEVVAEHGAAIRLADVARRLGVTRQTVYRYFPNADALLIASAMRAVNGFIDQVADHVSGVNDPVTAVVEAISFGVENLSGDPQLENLLTRRHEGEAVTSLTSDTAIAFCLSVFQRLDVDWTLHGFDTVALRDLAEMTLRTVQSLLTDPGQRQRDGDALRRFVARWLGPAILYPRMTSLEIPDRSHAPVAN; from the coding sequence ATGCGTAGTCGTGGCTGGGCTGGTGCGACGCCCTCCTCGGACGAGGAAGCGATTTCGCGCATTCTGAGTGCGGTAGACGAAGTGGTCGCCGAACACGGAGCGGCGATACGCCTTGCCGACGTCGCCCGGAGGCTGGGAGTCACCCGCCAGACGGTGTACCGCTATTTTCCCAACGCCGACGCGCTGCTCATCGCCAGCGCCATGCGTGCCGTCAACGGATTCATCGACCAAGTCGCAGACCATGTCAGCGGCGTCAACGATCCGGTCACTGCAGTGGTCGAGGCCATCTCATTCGGAGTCGAGAACCTCTCCGGCGATCCCCAGTTGGAAAACCTGCTGACCCGGCGACATGAGGGCGAAGCCGTCACTTCGCTGACCTCCGACACCGCAATCGCGTTCTGCCTGTCCGTGTTTCAACGCCTCGACGTCGACTGGACCCTGCACGGCTTCGACACTGTCGCGCTCCGTGATCTTGCCGAGATGACCTTGCGCACCGTGCAGTCCCTTTTGACCGATCCCGGGCAGCGGCAGCGCGACGGAGACGCACTACGCCGCTTTGTTGCGCGGTGGCTCGGCCCAGCGATCCTCTATCCACGGATGACGTCGCTGGAGATCCCCGACAGGTCCCACGCACCCGTGGCCAACTAG
- a CDS encoding putative bifunctional diguanylate cyclase/phosphodiesterase gives MERPRVRLIAWIGAIYLLGYASWLMFGWGGPDVVTAVSDLGSLVAEALAVACVVLAIASTSGRQRIAWVALAAALASWFVGDAIWTIYELGLDAEVPFPSLADVAYLSFYVCTLFVLVVLPTGNARVTVARLFLDGLLMAVSLFALAWVSGLDDVVAAGGPDPLSFALSLFYPLADVALFTMAALMLARAGPDQRVTISLLATGIAAVAIADSVYLYLAINGTYLSGNYIDILWAGGVLLMAGAALVAARARWHVVDSHDTTRVAVWVPYVPLLVAVIPSVWYLFGAKNTGPVFAALLLLMATVLVRQVLFVAESRRLLDTVTDQALRDPLTSLANRVLFGDRLAHAVAMHARDGRDIAVLALDLDDFKLINDSLGHPVGDAVLIESAERLQRSVRTGDTVARLGGDQFAVLLEGGVEPAVTAAERILEAFDTEFSVGEQSIDVRPSAGLAELNGSVTTGLTSEELLKRANVALYSAKRTRSGGIATFSEDMKLVDTEEVEPSCSSGAQDARVGGMRLLSELRTAISDGELSAVYQPKYHMATGRIIGVEALVRWPHPRLGTLLPDQFLPIARQNGLMGALTELILHRAADDAVEWHAMGFLIPFAINLFPPSLNDLSLASTVAGVMADHHLPFDHVTVEITEDLVLSDPERAREVLIRLHEFGIRVALDDFGSGYSALNYLIQLPIDELKLDKNLVAPIAVDPPAAIIVRKVIELTRELGMVCVAEHIENSATADLLISYGCEVAQGYYYSPPVTADALQRMLSAQRTPIAARTPTLAVPAQCDEPSIQP, from the coding sequence GTGGAGCGACCGAGAGTTCGGCTGATCGCGTGGATCGGCGCGATTTACCTTCTCGGTTACGCGTCGTGGCTAATGTTCGGCTGGGGCGGCCCTGACGTGGTCACCGCTGTCAGCGATCTGGGCTCGCTGGTGGCCGAGGCCTTGGCCGTCGCCTGCGTCGTGCTGGCCATCGCGTCCACCTCGGGTCGGCAGCGCATCGCATGGGTAGCCCTGGCAGCTGCGCTGGCCAGCTGGTTTGTCGGCGACGCGATCTGGACGATCTACGAGTTGGGTCTCGATGCGGAGGTGCCGTTCCCGTCGCTGGCTGACGTGGCCTATCTGTCGTTTTACGTCTGCACGCTCTTCGTGCTGGTGGTGTTGCCGACAGGCAACGCCCGCGTCACCGTCGCCCGGTTGTTCCTCGACGGGCTCCTGATGGCGGTGTCGCTGTTCGCGTTGGCATGGGTGTCGGGTCTGGACGACGTCGTAGCGGCCGGCGGACCCGATCCGTTGTCGTTCGCGCTGTCGTTGTTCTACCCGCTGGCTGACGTGGCGTTGTTCACGATGGCGGCGCTCATGCTCGCGCGTGCCGGCCCCGACCAGCGGGTCACGATCAGCCTGCTGGCGACTGGCATCGCGGCGGTGGCCATTGCCGACAGCGTGTACCTGTACCTCGCCATCAACGGCACGTATCTGAGCGGCAACTACATCGACATCCTGTGGGCGGGTGGGGTGCTGCTGATGGCCGGTGCCGCGCTGGTGGCGGCCCGGGCGCGGTGGCACGTCGTCGATTCACACGACACCACGCGAGTGGCGGTCTGGGTGCCGTACGTGCCGCTGCTGGTCGCGGTGATCCCCAGCGTGTGGTACCTGTTCGGCGCTAAGAACACCGGCCCGGTATTTGCCGCGTTGCTGCTGTTGATGGCGACAGTGTTGGTGCGGCAGGTGCTGTTCGTCGCCGAAAGTCGGCGGCTGTTGGACACAGTCACCGATCAGGCACTGCGCGACCCACTGACGTCGTTGGCGAACCGGGTGCTGTTCGGAGACCGACTGGCGCACGCGGTGGCCATGCACGCCCGCGACGGTCGCGACATCGCCGTGCTGGCACTGGACCTGGACGACTTCAAACTCATCAACGACAGTCTGGGTCATCCCGTAGGCGACGCAGTGTTGATCGAGTCCGCGGAGCGTCTGCAGCGCAGCGTGCGTACCGGCGACACGGTGGCGCGGCTCGGCGGCGACCAGTTCGCGGTACTGCTTGAAGGAGGCGTTGAGCCGGCCGTGACTGCGGCCGAACGCATCCTGGAGGCGTTCGACACCGAATTCTCGGTCGGTGAACAGTCGATCGACGTGCGGCCGAGCGCCGGACTGGCGGAGCTGAACGGGAGCGTCACGACAGGCTTGACGTCAGAGGAGCTGCTCAAGCGGGCCAATGTGGCGCTGTATTCGGCCAAGCGCACCCGCTCGGGTGGAATCGCGACGTTCAGCGAGGACATGAAGCTGGTCGACACCGAAGAGGTTGAACCGTCGTGCAGCTCCGGCGCTCAAGACGCACGGGTGGGCGGCATGCGGCTGTTGAGCGAATTGCGCACTGCCATAAGCGATGGCGAGCTGTCTGCCGTGTACCAGCCGAAGTACCACATGGCCACCGGGCGGATCATCGGCGTGGAGGCTTTGGTGCGCTGGCCGCATCCACGGTTGGGCACGCTGCTGCCGGACCAGTTCCTCCCTATCGCACGACAGAACGGGTTGATGGGAGCACTGACCGAGCTGATACTGCACCGAGCGGCCGACGACGCCGTCGAATGGCACGCGATGGGGTTCCTAATTCCGTTCGCCATCAACCTTTTTCCGCCGTCGCTGAACGACCTCAGCCTGGCGTCGACGGTCGCCGGGGTGATGGCCGACCACCATCTTCCGTTCGATCACGTGACCGTGGAGATCACCGAGGACCTTGTGCTGAGCGATCCCGAGCGTGCGCGTGAGGTCCTGATTCGGTTACACGAATTCGGTATTCGAGTCGCCCTCGATGACTTCGGGAGTGGCTATTCGGCTTTGAACTACCTGATCCAGTTGCCCATCGACGAGCTCAAACTCGACAAGAACCTGGTCGCACCGATCGCGGTGGATCCGCCCGCGGCGATCATCGTGCGCAAAGTCATCGAGTTGACAAGGGAACTGGGCATGGTGTGCGTGGCCGAGCATATCGAGAACTCGGCAACCGCGGACCTCCTCATCAGCTACGGCTGCGAGGTTGCACAGGGCTACTACTACAGCCCGCCCGTGACGGCAGACGCGTTGCAACGCATGTTGTCGGCGCAGCGCACGCCGATAGCCGCGCGGACACCAACTCTGGCCGTGCCCGCGCAGTGCGACGAGCCTTCGATACAGCCGTGA